One Dermochelys coriacea isolate rDerCor1 chromosome 21, rDerCor1.pri.v4, whole genome shotgun sequence genomic window carries:
- the LOC119846466 gene encoding uncharacterized protein LOC119846466 isoform X7, producing MVSSIPALRTSTPPPTLPTFAGVTRTWGGCPRTISRQPTGITDTGDARKASGTGGTHPFPETLNLIQLTFTGVTTVGAGHPRTIRSQPGGRTNPGGTRKASGMGGTWEQGFFPRKYGRGWKHHRGPFRGGYWGKFDPHYHRIQSCSSREKFKSSRSSASRSPERCSASSRKKSVSSKTEKAKTAAPKKPGKSKKDSTAPVEVPKLPQVHAEASQTATDPSSQAGSALDTEPPESPETTEDLYPMRTEGTELGHRSVLHPQVPSCPGTVLIHLKSLQVQLGASLEVADNHSQAGCTLATDSVLADTPEDLCLPEEEIEMVQLEASHEATDRSSQAGSDLAAEPPAPPETTEELHPIRTEDTELLQLEDNLKASDLLSQAVSALATLPPVWSEITEELPPVGKEEIELEQLAAHQEEPYQACSALAAPSETMEYLRSAAILARKEEIELSYQQSSLAFAVVATMLLQKEPSMEAAMGSALRANLRQVGGHCLQELEHFIRSYDSGSARL from the exons ATGGTTTCTTCCAT CCCTGCCCTCAGGACATCAACCCCTCCGCCTACCCTGCCGACTTTCGCAGGGGTGACGAGGACATGGGGTGGGTGCCCCAGGACCATCAGCAGGCAGCCAACTGGGATTACCGACACAGGAGATGCGAGGAAGGCTTCAGGGACAGGCGGCACTCA CCCTTTTCCCGAGACACTGAACCTTATCCAGCTGACTTTTACGGGGGTGACAACGGTGGGTGCTGGGCACCCCAGGACCATCCGCAGCCAGCCAGGTGGGAGAACCAACCCGGGAGGCACGAGGAAGGCTTCAGGGATGGGTGGCACTTG GGAGCAAGGCTTCTTCCCCAGGAAATATGGCCGCGGCTGGAAGCATCACCGTGGCCCTTTCCGAGGCGGCTACTGGGGGAAATTCGACCCTCACTACCACCGCATTCAGTCTTGCTCCTCCAGAG aaaagttcaagTCGTCCAGGTCATCGGCCTCCCGCTCCCCAGAGAGATGCTCGGCG TCGAGTAGAAAGAAAAGTGTTTCTTCTAAGACCGAGAAAGCGAAAACAGCAGCGCCCAAGAAGCCTGGAAAATCCAAGAAAGACTCCACAGCTCCAGTGGAAGTACCCAAACTGCCCCAG GTCCACGCGGAAGCTAGCCAGACAGCCACAGACCCTTCCAGCCAGGCTGGCTCTGCGCTGGATACTGAACCCCCAGAGTCACCTGAAACCACAGAGGATCTTTATCCCATGAGAACAGAAGGAACTGAGCTG GGCCACCGTTCAGTCCTGCACCCACAGGTCCCGTCCTGCCCTGGGACAGTCCTCATCCATCTGAAATCTCTCCAGGTCCAGCTGGGGGCCAGTCTGGAGGTTGCAGACAATCACAGCCAGGCCGGCTGCACTCTGGCAACTGACTCAGTCCTGGCTGACACCCCGGAGGATCTTTGTCTCCCTGAGGAAGAAATCGAGATG GTCCAGTTGGAAGCCAGCCACGAAGCCACAGACCGTTCCAGCCAGGCCGGCTCTGATCTAGCTGCTGAGCCACCAGCCCCACCTGAAACTACAGAGGAGCTTCATCCTATCAGAACAGAAGATACTGAGCTG CTCCAGCTGGAAGACAACCTGAAGGCCTCGGATCTTCTCAGCCAGGCTGTCTCTGCTCTAGCTACTTTACCTCCAGTCTGGTCTGAGATCACAGAGGAGCTGCCTCCAGTGGGAAAGGAAGAAATTGAGCTG GAGCAGCTGGCCGCTCATCAGGAGGAGCCTTACCAAgcctgctctgctctggctgccccGTCGGAGACCATGGAGTACCTTCGTTCTGCTGCCATACTGGCCAGAAAGGAAGAAATTGAGCTG tccTACCAGCAGTCCAGCCTGGCCTTCGCTGTGGTGGCCACCATGCTGCTGCAGAAGGAGCCTTCCATGGAGGCGGCGATGGGCTCTGCGCTGCGGGCCAACCTGCGGCAGGTCGGCGGCCACTgcctgcaggagctggagcacTTCATTCGCAGCTACGATTCGGGCTCCGCCCGCTTGTGA
- the LOC119846466 gene encoding uncharacterized protein LOC119846466 isoform X11, translating into MVQRALDMAGERREFPALRTSTPPPTLPTFAGVTRTWGGCPRTISRQPTGITDTGDARKASGTGGTQEQGFFPRKYGRGWKHHRGPFRGGYWGKFDPHYHRIQSCSSREKFKSSRSSASRSPERCSASSRKKSVSSKTEKAKTAAPKKPGKSKKDSTAPVEVPKLPQVHAEASQTATDPSSQAGSALDTEPPESPETTEDLYPMRTEGTELGHRSVLHPQVPSCPGTVLIHLKSLQVQLGASLEVADNHSQAGCTLATDSVLADTPEDLCLPEEEIEMVQLEASHEATDRSSQAGSDLAAEPPAPPETTEELHPIRTEDTELLQLEDNLKASDLLSQAVSALATLPPVWSEITEELPPVGKEEIELINLLPSPCLKSTQEQLAAHQEEPYQACSALAAPSETMEYLRSAAILARKEEIELSYQQSSLAFAVVATMLLQKEPSMEAAMGSALRANLRQVGGHCLQELEHFIRSYDSGSARL; encoded by the exons ATGGTTCAGCGAGCCCTGGAcatggctggggagaggagggagtt CCCTGCCCTCAGGACATCAACCCCTCCGCCTACCCTGCCGACTTTCGCAGGGGTGACGAGGACATGGGGTGGGTGCCCCAGGACCATCAGCAGGCAGCCAACTGGGATTACCGACACAGGAGATGCGAGGAAGGCTTCAGGGACAGGCGGCACTCA GGAGCAAGGCTTCTTCCCCAGGAAATATGGCCGCGGCTGGAAGCATCACCGTGGCCCTTTCCGAGGCGGCTACTGGGGGAAATTCGACCCTCACTACCACCGCATTCAGTCTTGCTCCTCCAGAG aaaagttcaagTCGTCCAGGTCATCGGCCTCCCGCTCCCCAGAGAGATGCTCGGCG TCGAGTAGAAAGAAAAGTGTTTCTTCTAAGACCGAGAAAGCGAAAACAGCAGCGCCCAAGAAGCCTGGAAAATCCAAGAAAGACTCCACAGCTCCAGTGGAAGTACCCAAACTGCCCCAG GTCCACGCGGAAGCTAGCCAGACAGCCACAGACCCTTCCAGCCAGGCTGGCTCTGCGCTGGATACTGAACCCCCAGAGTCACCTGAAACCACAGAGGATCTTTATCCCATGAGAACAGAAGGAACTGAGCTG GGCCACCGTTCAGTCCTGCACCCACAGGTCCCGTCCTGCCCTGGGACAGTCCTCATCCATCTGAAATCTCTCCAGGTCCAGCTGGGGGCCAGTCTGGAGGTTGCAGACAATCACAGCCAGGCCGGCTGCACTCTGGCAACTGACTCAGTCCTGGCTGACACCCCGGAGGATCTTTGTCTCCCTGAGGAAGAAATCGAGATG GTCCAGTTGGAAGCCAGCCACGAAGCCACAGACCGTTCCAGCCAGGCCGGCTCTGATCTAGCTGCTGAGCCACCAGCCCCACCTGAAACTACAGAGGAGCTTCATCCTATCAGAACAGAAGATACTGAGCTG CTCCAGCTGGAAGACAACCTGAAGGCCTCGGATCTTCTCAGCCAGGCTGTCTCTGCTCTAGCTACTTTACCTCCAGTCTGGTCTGAGATCACAGAGGAGCTGCCTCCAGTGGGAAAGGAAGAAATTGAGCTG ATTAACCTCCTTCCCTCACCCTGTCTGAAATCAACACAGGAGCAGCTGGCCGCTCATCAGGAGGAGCCTTACCAAgcctgctctgctctggctgccccGTCGGAGACCATGGAGTACCTTCGTTCTGCTGCCATACTGGCCAGAAAGGAAGAAATTGAGCTG tccTACCAGCAGTCCAGCCTGGCCTTCGCTGTGGTGGCCACCATGCTGCTGCAGAAGGAGCCTTCCATGGAGGCGGCGATGGGCTCTGCGCTGCGGGCCAACCTGCGGCAGGTCGGCGGCCACTgcctgcaggagctggagcacTTCATTCGCAGCTACGATTCGGGCTCCGCCCGCTTGTGA
- the LOC119846466 gene encoding uncharacterized protein LOC119846466 isoform X6: MGWVPQDHQQAANWDYRHRRCEEGFRDRRHSPFSRDTEPYPADFYGGDNGGCWAPQDHPQPARWENQPGRHEEGFRDGWHLATPPNQHCPKSVSREEHGNSWDREQGFFPRKYGRGWKHHRGPFRGGYWGKFDPHYHRIQSCSSREKFKSSRSSASRSPERCSASSRKKSVSSKTEKAKTAAPKKPGKSKKDSTAPVEVPKLPQVHAEASQTATDPSSQAGSALDTEPPESPETTEDLYPMRTEGTELGHRSVLHPQVPSCPGTVLIHLKSLQVQLGASLEVADNHSQAGCTLATDSVLADTPEDLCLPEEEIEMVQLEASHEATDRSSQAGSDLAAEPPAPPETTEELHPIRTEDTELLQLEDNLKASDLLSQAVSALATLPPVWSEITEELPPVGKEEIELINLLPSPCLKSTQEQLAAHQEEPYQACSALAAPSETMEYLRSAAILARKEEIELSYQQSSLAFAVVATMLLQKEPSMEAAMGSALRANLRQVGGHCLQELEHFIRSYDSGSARL, translated from the exons ATGGGGTGGGTGCCCCAGGACCATCAGCAGGCAGCCAACTGGGATTACCGACACAGGAGATGCGAGGAAGGCTTCAGGGACAGGCGGCACTCA CCCTTTTCCCGAGACACTGAACCTTATCCAGCTGACTTTTACGGGGGTGACAACGGTGGGTGCTGGGCACCCCAGGACCATCCGCAGCCAGCCAGGTGGGAGAACCAACCCGGGAGGCACGAGGAAGGCTTCAGGGATGGGTGGCACTTG GCCACGCCACCTAACCAGCACTGCCCGAAGTCAGTATCAAGGGAGGAACATGGCAACTCCTGGGACAG GGAGCAAGGCTTCTTCCCCAGGAAATATGGCCGCGGCTGGAAGCATCACCGTGGCCCTTTCCGAGGCGGCTACTGGGGGAAATTCGACCCTCACTACCACCGCATTCAGTCTTGCTCCTCCAGAG aaaagttcaagTCGTCCAGGTCATCGGCCTCCCGCTCCCCAGAGAGATGCTCGGCG TCGAGTAGAAAGAAAAGTGTTTCTTCTAAGACCGAGAAAGCGAAAACAGCAGCGCCCAAGAAGCCTGGAAAATCCAAGAAAGACTCCACAGCTCCAGTGGAAGTACCCAAACTGCCCCAG GTCCACGCGGAAGCTAGCCAGACAGCCACAGACCCTTCCAGCCAGGCTGGCTCTGCGCTGGATACTGAACCCCCAGAGTCACCTGAAACCACAGAGGATCTTTATCCCATGAGAACAGAAGGAACTGAGCTG GGCCACCGTTCAGTCCTGCACCCACAGGTCCCGTCCTGCCCTGGGACAGTCCTCATCCATCTGAAATCTCTCCAGGTCCAGCTGGGGGCCAGTCTGGAGGTTGCAGACAATCACAGCCAGGCCGGCTGCACTCTGGCAACTGACTCAGTCCTGGCTGACACCCCGGAGGATCTTTGTCTCCCTGAGGAAGAAATCGAGATG GTCCAGTTGGAAGCCAGCCACGAAGCCACAGACCGTTCCAGCCAGGCCGGCTCTGATCTAGCTGCTGAGCCACCAGCCCCACCTGAAACTACAGAGGAGCTTCATCCTATCAGAACAGAAGATACTGAGCTG CTCCAGCTGGAAGACAACCTGAAGGCCTCGGATCTTCTCAGCCAGGCTGTCTCTGCTCTAGCTACTTTACCTCCAGTCTGGTCTGAGATCACAGAGGAGCTGCCTCCAGTGGGAAAGGAAGAAATTGAGCTG ATTAACCTCCTTCCCTCACCCTGTCTGAAATCAACACAGGAGCAGCTGGCCGCTCATCAGGAGGAGCCTTACCAAgcctgctctgctctggctgccccGTCGGAGACCATGGAGTACCTTCGTTCTGCTGCCATACTGGCCAGAAAGGAAGAAATTGAGCTG tccTACCAGCAGTCCAGCCTGGCCTTCGCTGTGGTGGCCACCATGCTGCTGCAGAAGGAGCCTTCCATGGAGGCGGCGATGGGCTCTGCGCTGCGGGCCAACCTGCGGCAGGTCGGCGGCCACTgcctgcaggagctggagcacTTCATTCGCAGCTACGATTCGGGCTCCGCCCGCTTGTGA
- the LOC119846466 gene encoding uncharacterized protein LOC119846466 isoform X5 has product MVSSIPALRTSTPPPTLPTFAGVTRTWGGCPRTISRQPTGITDTGDARKASGTGGTHPFPETLNLIQLTFTGVTTVGAGHPRTIRSQPGGRTNPGGTRKASGMGGTWEQGFFPRKYGRGWKHHRGPFRGGYWGKFDPHYHRIQSCSSREKFKSSRSSASRSPERCSASSRKKSVSSKTEKAKTAAPKKPGKSKKDSTAPVEVPKLPQVHAEASQTATDPSSQAGSALDTEPPESPETTEDLYPMRTEGTELGHRSVLHPQVPSCPGTVLIHLKSLQVQLGASLEVADNHSQAGCTLATDSVLADTPEDLCLPEEEIEMVQLEASHEATDRSSQAGSDLAAEPPAPPETTEELHPIRTEDTELLQLEDNLKASDLLSQAVSALATLPPVWSEITEELPPVGKEEIELINLLPSPCLKSTQEQLAAHQEEPYQACSALAAPSETMEYLRSAAILARKEEIELSYQQSSLAFAVVATMLLQKEPSMEAAMGSALRANLRQVGGHCLQELEHFIRSYDSGSARL; this is encoded by the exons ATGGTTTCTTCCAT CCCTGCCCTCAGGACATCAACCCCTCCGCCTACCCTGCCGACTTTCGCAGGGGTGACGAGGACATGGGGTGGGTGCCCCAGGACCATCAGCAGGCAGCCAACTGGGATTACCGACACAGGAGATGCGAGGAAGGCTTCAGGGACAGGCGGCACTCA CCCTTTTCCCGAGACACTGAACCTTATCCAGCTGACTTTTACGGGGGTGACAACGGTGGGTGCTGGGCACCCCAGGACCATCCGCAGCCAGCCAGGTGGGAGAACCAACCCGGGAGGCACGAGGAAGGCTTCAGGGATGGGTGGCACTTG GGAGCAAGGCTTCTTCCCCAGGAAATATGGCCGCGGCTGGAAGCATCACCGTGGCCCTTTCCGAGGCGGCTACTGGGGGAAATTCGACCCTCACTACCACCGCATTCAGTCTTGCTCCTCCAGAG aaaagttcaagTCGTCCAGGTCATCGGCCTCCCGCTCCCCAGAGAGATGCTCGGCG TCGAGTAGAAAGAAAAGTGTTTCTTCTAAGACCGAGAAAGCGAAAACAGCAGCGCCCAAGAAGCCTGGAAAATCCAAGAAAGACTCCACAGCTCCAGTGGAAGTACCCAAACTGCCCCAG GTCCACGCGGAAGCTAGCCAGACAGCCACAGACCCTTCCAGCCAGGCTGGCTCTGCGCTGGATACTGAACCCCCAGAGTCACCTGAAACCACAGAGGATCTTTATCCCATGAGAACAGAAGGAACTGAGCTG GGCCACCGTTCAGTCCTGCACCCACAGGTCCCGTCCTGCCCTGGGACAGTCCTCATCCATCTGAAATCTCTCCAGGTCCAGCTGGGGGCCAGTCTGGAGGTTGCAGACAATCACAGCCAGGCCGGCTGCACTCTGGCAACTGACTCAGTCCTGGCTGACACCCCGGAGGATCTTTGTCTCCCTGAGGAAGAAATCGAGATG GTCCAGTTGGAAGCCAGCCACGAAGCCACAGACCGTTCCAGCCAGGCCGGCTCTGATCTAGCTGCTGAGCCACCAGCCCCACCTGAAACTACAGAGGAGCTTCATCCTATCAGAACAGAAGATACTGAGCTG CTCCAGCTGGAAGACAACCTGAAGGCCTCGGATCTTCTCAGCCAGGCTGTCTCTGCTCTAGCTACTTTACCTCCAGTCTGGTCTGAGATCACAGAGGAGCTGCCTCCAGTGGGAAAGGAAGAAATTGAGCTG ATTAACCTCCTTCCCTCACCCTGTCTGAAATCAACACAGGAGCAGCTGGCCGCTCATCAGGAGGAGCCTTACCAAgcctgctctgctctggctgccccGTCGGAGACCATGGAGTACCTTCGTTCTGCTGCCATACTGGCCAGAAAGGAAGAAATTGAGCTG tccTACCAGCAGTCCAGCCTGGCCTTCGCTGTGGTGGCCACCATGCTGCTGCAGAAGGAGCCTTCCATGGAGGCGGCGATGGGCTCTGCGCTGCGGGCCAACCTGCGGCAGGTCGGCGGCCACTgcctgcaggagctggagcacTTCATTCGCAGCTACGATTCGGGCTCCGCCCGCTTGTGA
- the LOC119846466 gene encoding uncharacterized protein LOC119846466 isoform X3 translates to MVQRALDMAGERREFPALRTSTPPPTLPTFAGVTRTWGGCPRTISRQPTGITDTGDARKASGTGGTHPFPETLNLIQLTFTGVTTVGAGHPRTIRSQPGGRTNPGGTRKASGMGGTWEQGFFPRKYGRGWKHHRGPFRGGYWGKFDPHYHRIQSCSSREKFKSSRSSASRSPERCSASSRKKSVSSKTEKAKTAAPKKPGKSKKDSTAPVEVPKLPQVHAEASQTATDPSSQAGSALDTEPPESPETTEDLYPMRTEGTELGHRSVLHPQVPSCPGTVLIHLKSLQVQLGASLEVADNHSQAGCTLATDSVLADTPEDLCLPEEEIEMVQLEASHEATDRSSQAGSDLAAEPPAPPETTEELHPIRTEDTELLQLEDNLKASDLLSQAVSALATLPPVWSEITEELPPVGKEEIELINLLPSPCLKSTQEQLAAHQEEPYQACSALAAPSETMEYLRSAAILARKEEIELSYQQSSLAFAVVATMLLQKEPSMEAAMGSALRANLRQVGGHCLQELEHFIRSYDSGSARL, encoded by the exons ATGGTTCAGCGAGCCCTGGAcatggctggggagaggagggagtt CCCTGCCCTCAGGACATCAACCCCTCCGCCTACCCTGCCGACTTTCGCAGGGGTGACGAGGACATGGGGTGGGTGCCCCAGGACCATCAGCAGGCAGCCAACTGGGATTACCGACACAGGAGATGCGAGGAAGGCTTCAGGGACAGGCGGCACTCA CCCTTTTCCCGAGACACTGAACCTTATCCAGCTGACTTTTACGGGGGTGACAACGGTGGGTGCTGGGCACCCCAGGACCATCCGCAGCCAGCCAGGTGGGAGAACCAACCCGGGAGGCACGAGGAAGGCTTCAGGGATGGGTGGCACTTG GGAGCAAGGCTTCTTCCCCAGGAAATATGGCCGCGGCTGGAAGCATCACCGTGGCCCTTTCCGAGGCGGCTACTGGGGGAAATTCGACCCTCACTACCACCGCATTCAGTCTTGCTCCTCCAGAG aaaagttcaagTCGTCCAGGTCATCGGCCTCCCGCTCCCCAGAGAGATGCTCGGCG TCGAGTAGAAAGAAAAGTGTTTCTTCTAAGACCGAGAAAGCGAAAACAGCAGCGCCCAAGAAGCCTGGAAAATCCAAGAAAGACTCCACAGCTCCAGTGGAAGTACCCAAACTGCCCCAG GTCCACGCGGAAGCTAGCCAGACAGCCACAGACCCTTCCAGCCAGGCTGGCTCTGCGCTGGATACTGAACCCCCAGAGTCACCTGAAACCACAGAGGATCTTTATCCCATGAGAACAGAAGGAACTGAGCTG GGCCACCGTTCAGTCCTGCACCCACAGGTCCCGTCCTGCCCTGGGACAGTCCTCATCCATCTGAAATCTCTCCAGGTCCAGCTGGGGGCCAGTCTGGAGGTTGCAGACAATCACAGCCAGGCCGGCTGCACTCTGGCAACTGACTCAGTCCTGGCTGACACCCCGGAGGATCTTTGTCTCCCTGAGGAAGAAATCGAGATG GTCCAGTTGGAAGCCAGCCACGAAGCCACAGACCGTTCCAGCCAGGCCGGCTCTGATCTAGCTGCTGAGCCACCAGCCCCACCTGAAACTACAGAGGAGCTTCATCCTATCAGAACAGAAGATACTGAGCTG CTCCAGCTGGAAGACAACCTGAAGGCCTCGGATCTTCTCAGCCAGGCTGTCTCTGCTCTAGCTACTTTACCTCCAGTCTGGTCTGAGATCACAGAGGAGCTGCCTCCAGTGGGAAAGGAAGAAATTGAGCTG ATTAACCTCCTTCCCTCACCCTGTCTGAAATCAACACAGGAGCAGCTGGCCGCTCATCAGGAGGAGCCTTACCAAgcctgctctgctctggctgccccGTCGGAGACCATGGAGTACCTTCGTTCTGCTGCCATACTGGCCAGAAAGGAAGAAATTGAGCTG tccTACCAGCAGTCCAGCCTGGCCTTCGCTGTGGTGGCCACCATGCTGCTGCAGAAGGAGCCTTCCATGGAGGCGGCGATGGGCTCTGCGCTGCGGGCCAACCTGCGGCAGGTCGGCGGCCACTgcctgcaggagctggagcacTTCATTCGCAGCTACGATTCGGGCTCCGCCCGCTTGTGA